The region GTTGTTTATGCTTCAAAGAAAACATATGATGGATTGGTCTCTGTAGCTGAGGAGTTAAATCATGTTGTGCTTGCAAAAGATACCACTAAAACTAAAGCTGAAAATGAAATTGAGGAAAACGGATTTTGGGATGAGCACTTCGATAAGCATGGCGGATTCACAGGGTTTTGGTCACGATATATTCCAAAAATTAATGAGAGGAATATTCCAATAGTAGAAGTTGATAATTTTTGCTCTCACAATGCCACCTTGAATTTTAATGCCTGTTTAGAATTGGCAAATCAATACAACTCGAATGCAAGATTTAATCTAGGCCTTATGTATGAACTTGGCGTAAATGTCGATCAAAACTACCTTCAGGCATATGAGTGGTATAAAAAATCATCCGCGCTTGGAAATGAAGATGCCAGATCGAACATGGAATACCTAATTAAAAAAGGTTTAGTTTATTAAATTCTAAAAATACTTCCTGACAATTAAACTTATTTTCGTCTACCTAATATTAATTTAATATTTAAAAGGTAGGTTATGAAAATAAAAAGTTTATGTTTAACGTTCGTTCAATTACTTATGTTCTCATCTCTAGGTTACGCAAATGAGAGCTGCCAAAATGGTGACTTTTGGCAAACATGGTTTAAGGAAAGTCAATTTGTTGGTTTTGGAAACCCGCCCTCAACAAATCAAATTGGCAATGCTCAATTAGAAAAAGCCAATCAGTATTATTTCGGCAATAATTTAACTAAAGACTATGCAAAAGCGCTAGAGCTCTATAAAAAGGCCGCAAATAAAGGTATAGACGAGGCTAATTTTAGTCTTGGCTTGATGCATCACTACGGCAAAGGTAGGTTGGTGAGTTATCAGGAGGCTTATGACTTCTACTATAAATCAGCAAAAAATAATAATCCTGAAGCACAATTTAATCTTGGCTTGATGGAGAGATATGGGCTTGGTAGACCAATAAATATGAAGAATGCATTCAGTTGGTTTGAAAAATCATCACGACAGCAAGTATCTCAAGATAGATATCAATGTAATGAACTAAGAGAAGGGCTTATTGAAGCTCAATACAATTTAGCGCAAATGTATCACTATGGTCTGGGTACTCAAAAAAATCTCACTTATGCAGCAATGCTTTATGAGGTAGCAGCACAAAAAGGGATGAAAGAGGCTCAGTTTAATATTGCACAAATTTTACATTATGGTCCTGATGAATTACTCAACTATGAAAAGGCTTATAGTTGGTATCAAAAAGCAGCAAATCAAAACTTACTAGAAGCTGAATTTAATCTTGGTCTTATGCATCAATATGGCCGAGGTACCTTTCAAGATTATGTATTAGCAAGGCAACATTATCTCAAAGCAGTTGAAGCTGATATAGCTGAGGCAGAGCTCAATCTCGGATTTTTATATTATTACGGACTTGGGGTGCCAGTGAATCCCTCTGTTGCATTTGAATACTTCAAAATTGCCTCTAAAAAAGATTTACCCCAGGCACATTATCACCTCGGGTTAATTTATAAGGATGGAAATGGAGTCCAAAAAGATGATTTGGTAGCAAGTCAATGGTTCAAAAGAGCTTCTTCCTTAGGTGTAATTGAAGCAAAATCAATGATTAAAGAAATCTCAATGAGAGAATCAAAAGTCAAAATAAAAACAGAAACAGCAAGAAAAGGGGCAGCATCATGATTAAGAATTATTTAGTAAAAAGTATAATTTTATTGCTTGCTGCTTCCACTCTCTTTCTCGTTCTTGATCAAAAGGTAGATGAAAGAATTGCAATAATGCAGAAGATAAATAACAACACAACAACGTAGTGTGTGTTTTGTATTTATTCACAAGATGTATAATAGTTTTTTTCAAATTAAACTATCAGGGCATCAAATATGAAATCACTCAGAAGTTACCTTGTTTTTTCTATCATCATTTTTTCAATTTTTTTACAAGGATGCACAACAGTTATAAGTGCTGCCGGTGATAAGAGAGATTTATCTACACAATACGATGATGAGAAAATTGGCTTTACTTGTACTAGTGATTTTTCTGATATTAAGGGAGAATTTAGAGCGAGTTGTAATGCTTACCAAGGTAAAGTTTTAGTAACAGGGCAGGCAGCCAATCAAGCAATTATTGATAAGGTAATTTCAACTGTTAAGAAAATTGAGAATGTGAAGACTGTTTATAACAAAATGACTGTTGGACCTAACAACACATCTTCAGGTATTGCTGACGATGTTGAAATTTCAGCCAAAGTAGTTACGGCTCTTCTTGAAACTGATGGAGTATCTAAGCTACACACAAGGATTTATACCGAGAGTGGAGTTGTTTACTTAATGGGTATAGTCACTCAATCAGCTGCTAATATAGCAATTAAAGTAACAAAGGCTATCAAAGGTGTTAAAAAAGTTGATACCACTCTGTTAACAGTACAATAAACATTTACGAGGGAGTGCTAAATGAGTAATGATAAAAGACAAATTGACATTGGTATAAATGACTCAGATAGACAACAAATTGCCGAAGGCCTCTCAAAGCTTCTAGCAGATACGTATACACTTTATTTAAATACGCATAATTTTCATTGGAATGTGACAGGCCCAATGTTTAATACTTTACATTTAATGTTTATGGATCAATATACCGAGTTGTGGAATTCGGTTGATGTCATCGCAGAAAGAATTCGCGCCCTAGATCAATTTGCGATTGGCTCATATAAAGATTTTTCTCACTATTCATCTGTTAAGGATGCACCCTCAAATCCACCAAAGGCAGAGGAGATGATCGCGCTTTTAGTTGAGGGTCATGAGACCGTGATTAAGACTATCCGCAGTATTTATGAGTTAGTTGGAAAAGCGAGTGATCAGGCAACAGAGGATATGTTGACACAAAGAATAAATGTTCATGAAAAAACCGCGTGGATGCTTAGAAGCCTTCTAGAAAAATAATTCTAAATAAACCAAGGTTAAAATTTAGATAGCATATCTCTTATTTTAGCTTAATTTGTTCCACCATTTATATGGATGATCCTTTATTACGAGATCCATTTTTTTATATCATCAGCAAAATCAATAACCACTCCAACAATGAATATTACTGTAATATTTATTTTCACCTAGATAACCAAAGATAATATTTTATGAAAAAAACAATAGATATTAACAATCCAGAAAATGACCAGTTTCTTGAGATCATGCGAGAGTTGATGGAAACGTCAGAGCTTAAAAAAATAATGCCAGCAATATCTATGTTTGGAAGTGCAAGAACCAAAACGACAGATAAGTACTACCTAATGGCTGAGGAGGTCGCATATGATTTATCTAACCTAGGATTTTCTATTATCTCTGGAGGTGGGCCTGGAATTATGGAGGCTATCAATAAAGGAGCTTACAAGGGGAAGTCCAACAGTATTGGCCTAAATATTATCTTGCCTCATGAGCAGGCACCAAACAGTTACCAAGATATTAGTTTTAACTTTAAATATTTCTTTACTAGAAAGGTGATGTTTGTGAAGTATGCATCAGCATATGTCGTTTTTCCGGGAGGCTTTGGAACGCTTGATGAATTATTTGAAGTGATGACTTTGATGCAAACAAGAAAAATTCAACAATTTCCTATCATACTTGTCGGTAAAGATTTCTGGTCAGAATCATTGGCATGGATTAAAAAGCAACTGCTAGGAAATAGTCTTGTTGGCGACGAAGATTTAAATTTAATAAAGCTTGTCGACAATAAAGATGATATTAAACAATGTATAGAGGATTTTTATACAAGTGAAGGTAATAACTATTGTCTGATTGAGCACAAAAACTTACTATAATGAATACAAAATCTAAATAGTTGAGTGCGTAATATTAATAATACTGCGAAAAATGAAATAAAGTTAATTATCAAAAAAGAGCTTTTTGAGATAAATTTTTTTGGTCATTGGACGGCAGGTTCGGCTAATCAGGGAGTGGAAGAATTACTTTCAAACTTGGTCGACTATCCTAAAATTAAAAAACTGACATTTTCTACGAAAAAGCTAGACTCATGGGATAGTTTTTTTATGTCTCAGTTAATACTAATCATCGATTTTGCTAAGACCAAAAAAATCACTGTTGATATTAAATCTCTTCCAAAAGGTATTCAAGGGCTCCTAGCGCTTGCTTATTCTGTTCCAGAGAGAGATGGGGCAAGAAAGCAAAAGAAAAAAACATCCTTGATTGAATTAATCGGAAAAAGTTTGTTGGCTGCAAAAGTTGAGCTTAAAAATTTAGTCACCTTTCTAGGAGACCTTATTCAAAGCGCATTTTCTCTAATCAAAGGAACAGGGCGTTTCCGTTTTGTTGATTTGATGACATATATACAGGACTGTGGGCCTGGCTCATTACCTATCGTCAGTTTAATTAGTTTTTTAGTTGGTCTGATATTGGCATTTGTAGGAGCACTCCAATTGTCATTATTTGGGGCCCAAATGTATCTGGCAGATCTCGTTGGCTTGGGTATGACGCGTGAAATGGGTGCGCTTATGGTTGGCATTATCATGGCTGGACGAACGGGTGCTTCATATGCTGCGCAGATTGGTACCATGAACGTAAATAGCGAGATAGATGCCTTAAAAACAATGGGATTTAATCCTATGGAATTTTTAGTGATGCCACGCATGTTGGCACTCATTTTAGTGATGCCACTGCTGTGTCTCTATGCTGACTTTATGGGTATGTTAGGAGGAGCAGCTGTAGCTATCGGCTTATTTGATATTTCCTCAACAGAGTATTGGACAAGAACTGAATTAGCTGTCCAGTTTAAAGATGTGCTAGTTGGTTTATTTAAAGCATCAATTTTTGGGATATTAATAGCCTACTCGGGATGTATAAGGGGTATGCAATGTGGTCGAAGTGCTTCAGCGGTCGGCGATGCTGCGACATCTGCAGTAGTTACGGGAATTATTTTAATCGTTATCTCCGATTCACTTATCACGATAATATTTAATCAACTTGGAATATAAGTAAATGTCACAAGCTTGTATTACGATAAAAAAAATGACCATGGCTTATGGTGATTTCATTATCCAAAGGGATTTGGATTTTAAAATCAATCAAGGCGATATCTTTGTCATCATGGGCGGAAGTGGTTGCGGTAAGAGTACCTTAATGATGCACCTAATTGGAATGATTGCACCTTCAAAAGGGAGCATTCACTATGGTAATGAAAATTTGTGGGGCTCTAATGCTTCAAACCAGAGATTATTATTAAATAAGACGGGTGTCCTATTTCAAAGCGGTGCTTTATTAAGCTCAATGACACTGGGTGAAAATATTGCTCTACCAATTTCTGAGCATACCGAATTAAATAAAAAAAATATTCAAGAAATCGTTGACTACAAGCTTTCCCTTGTGGGTCTGTCAGGCTTTAGTGATTTTTATCCATCTGAAATTAGTGGCGGCATGCAAAAGAGGGCGGGGCTCGCAAGAGCGATGGCGCTAGATCCTGAAATTTTATTTTTTGATGAGCCATCCGCTGGCCTTGATCCGATAAGTTCTAAATTACTTGATGATTTGATCTTAAGTTTAAGGGATAATTTAAATGCTACTATAGTGATGGTGACGCATGAGCTCGCAAGTATATTTGCAATCGGGAGCAATTCGGTTTTTCTTGACCCGGAATCTAGGACAATGATAGCTGAGGGCGACCCAAAAAAATTATTGAAAACATCTCAGGATGAGAGAGTAATTAAATTTTTATCAAGAAGTAAAAAATTATGAGAGTATTAAAATAATGAGTAAGCAAGTAAGCCCTACGTTAATAGGTTCATTTTTTCTTGCCGCCTTAGGTCTTGTGATTATTGCTATTTTGATGTTTGGTGGAGGTAGTTATTTTAAAAAACATCATCAGTTTGTTTTATTTTTTCATACAGAAAATAATTTAAATGGCTTAAATGTAGGTGCGCCAGTCAAGCTTGAAGGGGTAAAGATAGGCGAGGTCAAGGAAGTCGCGCTCTTACTGGATGAAAAAACGCTAGATGTTGTTAAGCCTGTGGTAATTGAGTTAGATTACTCAAACATTATAAATGATGATGGTGATGATACTGATTTTGAATCAAAAGATGGCGATGAACACAATCAATCAACAAAGAATTTTATTAAAAAGGGATTGAAAGCGCAATTAAAAACACAAAGTTTGTTGACAGGTTTATTGTATATTGAGTTTCAATTCAGCCCTCAGGATGAAGTGGTGATGAGTGGAAGAAATTTTCGTGACTTACAAGAGCTTCCTACCACAACAAATGTCACTGAAGACCTAAAAAGGGAGGCCCAGGAAGTAGCAGATAGAATTGGTAAACTCCCTCTCGAAGAGATTGTTGAGGATTTAGCAGTCAACATGCATGAGATAAAAGTGATTTTGACATCAAAATCACTTAAAGAAAATCGACAAGGGGTTAATCAATCCATTAAAGAGATGGAAAAGTTGTTAATAAACTTAAACGACAACTTTACACCACTCATGTTAAATTTAAACGGGACAATGAAGGATACTCGGGTGGTCGTGCAGGAATTTTCAAGGGAGATAAAACCTGTTTTGAGTTCCTTAGAAAAAACATTAAACAAGGCAACTGAACTATTATCTGAATCGCAATACGCAGTGCGCTCATTTGAGGATTTTTCGTCACCTGAAGCACCACTATGGCAGGCATTAGAAGCACTTAAAGAGGCGGCTGAATCAACTAAAAATTTAACAGATACGCTGGAAAGAAATCCTGAGTCAATAATTTACGGTAAGGGTGATGAATAAAATGAATCTATACTTAACTAAAAGACTTCTTAAATATACTTTTTTATTATGTTTAACATTTCTAATTTTAGGTTGTGCTAAAAGCAGTAAGCCGGTTGAGTACTATATGCTAGATGCCTCAGTTGGAATAGACAACAACCAAACTTCAAAGGGTGATGAAGGCCCCATGATTGGATTAGGTCCGATTAGATTACCGGAATACTTAGACCGATTTCAAATGGTTGTCGCTGTCTCTGAAAATAAATATAAGTTGATAGACGGTCATCGATGGGCAGAAAAATTAGACCAAAATATTTCCTTAGCATTGTTTAAGACACTTCCCTCACAGTTAGGCACTGATAGAATGATCCGTTACCCCTGGCCACAAAGACCAGGTGTTGATTTTCAGGTCAAGATTGATATTTTAGAGTTAAATGTTGACCAGGATGGTCAAAGTCAGTTGGTGGCTCAGTGGTCAATTAAATCCAACGACAAAACAATCTTAAATAAAAGATCCACATTTACAGCTCAAGCCTCAACAACGGATATTGATAAAATGGTCCAAGCACAGAGTGAGTGTCTGACTCAACTTGGTCAAGAAATAGTAGTAAATCTCAAACCCTTACTTAAGTAAAAAATACCTTGGAACAAGTCCGTATTTCAAAAATATTATCCGAGCTTGGCTTATGTTCCAGAAGAGAAGCTGACGAATATATAAAGCAAGGCCAGGTTTTGCTTGATGGAAAGGTGGTTAATGAGCTAGGAACCAAGGCTTACCGCTCACAAAAGGTTGAGCTAAATAAGAAGGGCAAGCTTAAACAATCAAAAAAATTAACCATTCTGCTCAATAAGCCCGTGGGTTATATTTCTCACCTGGATGACGATAAAGAATTTAAACCTGCCTCAGACTTAATAAATCAAGATAATTATTTCTCCAATGAGTTAAACAATCGCGATCCCTTATTTAATAGGGAGGGCTTAGCTCCTGCTGGCCGGCTAGATATTGACTCAACAGGACTGTTAATTCTGACTCAAGATGGCACGATGGCCAAAAAAATTATTGGCGAGAATGTCGTTGTTGAAAAGGAATATCTAGTGAAGGTGCAGGGCAATTTAACTGATGAAAACTTAAGACTTTTAAACCATGGACTCACTTTAGATGGTTATAAGTTAAAACCTGCAAAAGTATCCTGGCAAAATGAAGACCAACTCAAGTTTGTACTCATTGAAGGACGTAATCGTCAAATTAGAAAGATGTGCGCCATGGTTAACCTTAAAGTCACTAGTCTTAAAAGGGTGCGTATTGGGGATATCAAATTAGGGAATTTGCCACTAGGGCAATGGCGTTTTTTAAAAAAATAACTAGCGTTTAGTTTCTGACGCGGTTTCGTCGGGCATCATTCCCATCATAATGACCAGGTTGCTTGATGGTTCTTAGGAATGTCTCAAAAACATTGTATTCATCAACCTCATATTTTTCTTTTATATCCTCGTCGGGAATGTCATTTGAAACAATAACATCATCACCAAACTCCCAGTTTGCCGGAGTAGAGACGTTTAGTTCTGAAGATACTTGAAGCGCCTCTAATGTTCTTACAATTTCACTAAAGTTACGGCCAATATTCTTAGGGTAAGTCAACATCGCTTGAATATTCTTTTTAGGGTCAATTATAAACACTGCTCTGATGGTTGACTTATTTTCACCTCCCAAAGAACTAGCATTTGGTAATGCTTTTGGATGATACATCCCATAAAGTGTTGCAACCTCTAAATCTGGATCAGAAATAATAGGAAAATTAACATCAGTATCACCTTCTGTCCCTAGAAAAAGATTTTTTAAATCATCCGTTGTGGTTGTTTTATTTTTATAATTATTAATCACCTCAACCCATTCAAGGTGATCTTCAACTGAATCTGCACTTAATGTGAGTATTTTTGCATTTTTTTTCTTAAGTAATGGTTGTAATTTTGCAGCTTCTGCGAGTTCAGTTGTGCAGACAGGTGTGAAGTCTCCAGGATGAGATAAAAGAATAATCCATTGATCTTGACTCCAATCATAAAAATCTAATTTACCTAATGTCGTATCAGCTTTGAAATTAGGTGCTTTATCACCAATTTGAAGCGCATTTGCTTGAAGGGTAAGTAACACAAAGAAAAAAACTAATAATTTTGTAATTAGGTAAAAAGATAATTTCATATTTAATTTTGAAGTTCATCTCTGATAGTTGCGAAAGCATTAATCGCCTTATCTAAATCTTCTTTGGTATGTGCAGCAGAAATTTGCGTTCTTATTCTAGCCTTACCTTTGGGTACAACAGGGAAGAAGAAACCAATTGCATAAATTCCATGCTCAAGGAGCTTTTGACTCATAGTCTGAGCTAGGTTTGCATCACCCAGCATCACAGGGACAATAGGGTGATCCCCGTCATTAACCTCAAAACCTGCTTCTTGCATGCCTTTTCTGAAATAGTGGGTATTCTCCTCTAATGTGTCTCTTAGTTTTGTTGAAGATTGTAAGATTTCTATCGCTTTAAGTGTTCCTGCACAAATTGAGGGAGCTAATGTATTTGAAAATAGATAGGGTCTAGAACGTTGTCTTAGCATATCAATAATTTCTTTCCTGCCAGAAGTAAAACCACCAGATGCACCACCTAGAGCCTTACCGAATGTACTAGTA is a window of Methylophilales bacterium DNA encoding:
- a CDS encoding SEL1-like repeat protein — its product is MKIKSLCLTFVQLLMFSSLGYANESCQNGDFWQTWFKESQFVGFGNPPSTNQIGNAQLEKANQYYFGNNLTKDYAKALELYKKAANKGIDEANFSLGLMHHYGKGRLVSYQEAYDFYYKSAKNNNPEAQFNLGLMERYGLGRPINMKNAFSWFEKSSRQQVSQDRYQCNELREGLIEAQYNLAQMYHYGLGTQKNLTYAAMLYEVAAQKGMKEAQFNIAQILHYGPDELLNYEKAYSWYQKAANQNLLEAEFNLGLMHQYGRGTFQDYVLARQHYLKAVEADIAEAELNLGFLYYYGLGVPVNPSVAFEYFKIASKKDLPQAHYHLGLIYKDGNGVQKDDLVASQWFKRASSLGVIEAKSMIKEISMRESKVKIKTETARKGAAS
- a CDS encoding BON domain-containing protein, producing the protein MKSLRSYLVFSIIIFSIFLQGCTTVISAAGDKRDLSTQYDDEKIGFTCTSDFSDIKGEFRASCNAYQGKVLVTGQAANQAIIDKVISTVKKIENVKTVYNKMTVGPNNTSSGIADDVEISAKVVTALLETDGVSKLHTRIYTESGVVYLMGIVTQSAANIAIKVTKAIKGVKKVDTTLLTVQ
- a CDS encoding DNA starvation/stationary phase protection protein, producing MSNDKRQIDIGINDSDRQQIAEGLSKLLADTYTLYLNTHNFHWNVTGPMFNTLHLMFMDQYTELWNSVDVIAERIRALDQFAIGSYKDFSHYSSVKDAPSNPPKAEEMIALLVEGHETVIKTIRSIYELVGKASDQATEDMLTQRINVHEKTAWMLRSLLEK
- a CDS encoding TIGR00730 family Rossman fold protein, which produces MKKTIDINNPENDQFLEIMRELMETSELKKIMPAISMFGSARTKTTDKYYLMAEEVAYDLSNLGFSIISGGGPGIMEAINKGAYKGKSNSIGLNIILPHEQAPNSYQDISFNFKYFFTRKVMFVKYASAYVVFPGGFGTLDELFEVMTLMQTRKIQQFPIILVGKDFWSESLAWIKKQLLGNSLVGDEDLNLIKLVDNKDDIKQCIEDFYTSEGNNYCLIEHKNLL
- a CDS encoding ABC transporter permease; protein product: MRNINNTAKNEIKLIIKKELFEINFFGHWTAGSANQGVEELLSNLVDYPKIKKLTFSTKKLDSWDSFFMSQLILIIDFAKTKKITVDIKSLPKGIQGLLALAYSVPERDGARKQKKKTSLIELIGKSLLAAKVELKNLVTFLGDLIQSAFSLIKGTGRFRFVDLMTYIQDCGPGSLPIVSLISFLVGLILAFVGALQLSLFGAQMYLADLVGLGMTREMGALMVGIIMAGRTGASYAAQIGTMNVNSEIDALKTMGFNPMEFLVMPRMLALILVMPLLCLYADFMGMLGGAAVAIGLFDISSTEYWTRTELAVQFKDVLVGLFKASIFGILIAYSGCIRGMQCGRSASAVGDAATSAVVTGIILIVISDSLITIIFNQLGI
- a CDS encoding ATP-binding cassette domain-containing protein, with product MSQACITIKKMTMAYGDFIIQRDLDFKINQGDIFVIMGGSGCGKSTLMMHLIGMIAPSKGSIHYGNENLWGSNASNQRLLLNKTGVLFQSGALLSSMTLGENIALPISEHTELNKKNIQEIVDYKLSLVGLSGFSDFYPSEISGGMQKRAGLARAMALDPEILFFDEPSAGLDPISSKLLDDLILSLRDNLNATIVMVTHELASIFAIGSNSVFLDPESRTMIAEGDPKKLLKTSQDERVIKFLSRSKKL
- a CDS encoding MlaD family protein is translated as MSKQVSPTLIGSFFLAALGLVIIAILMFGGGSYFKKHHQFVLFFHTENNLNGLNVGAPVKLEGVKIGEVKEVALLLDEKTLDVVKPVVIELDYSNIINDDGDDTDFESKDGDEHNQSTKNFIKKGLKAQLKTQSLLTGLLYIEFQFSPQDEVVMSGRNFRDLQELPTTTNVTEDLKREAQEVADRIGKLPLEEIVEDLAVNMHEIKVILTSKSLKENRQGVNQSIKEMEKLLINLNDNFTPLMLNLNGTMKDTRVVVQEFSREIKPVLSSLEKTLNKATELLSESQYAVRSFEDFSSPEAPLWQALEALKEAAESTKNLTDTLERNPESIIYGKGDE
- a CDS encoding PqiC family protein — its product is MNLYLTKRLLKYTFLLCLTFLILGCAKSSKPVEYYMLDASVGIDNNQTSKGDEGPMIGLGPIRLPEYLDRFQMVVAVSENKYKLIDGHRWAEKLDQNISLALFKTLPSQLGTDRMIRYPWPQRPGVDFQVKIDILELNVDQDGQSQLVAQWSIKSNDKTILNKRSTFTAQASTTDIDKMVQAQSECLTQLGQEIVVNLKPLLK
- a CDS encoding rRNA pseudouridine synthase → MEQVRISKILSELGLCSRREADEYIKQGQVLLDGKVVNELGTKAYRSQKVELNKKGKLKQSKKLTILLNKPVGYISHLDDDKEFKPASDLINQDNYFSNELNNRDPLFNREGLAPAGRLDIDSTGLLILTQDGTMAKKIIGENVVVEKEYLVKVQGNLTDENLRLLNHGLTLDGYKLKPAKVSWQNEDQLKFVLIEGRNRQIRKMCAMVNLKVTSLKRVRIGDIKLGNLPLGQWRFLKK
- a CDS encoding redoxin domain-containing protein, encoding MKLSFYLITKLLVFFFVLLTLQANALQIGDKAPNFKADTTLGKLDFYDWSQDQWIILLSHPGDFTPVCTTELAEAAKLQPLLKKKNAKILTLSADSVEDHLEWVEVINNYKNKTTTTDDLKNLFLGTEGDTDVNFPIISDPDLEVATLYGMYHPKALPNASSLGGENKSTIRAVFIIDPKKNIQAMLTYPKNIGRNFSEIVRTLEALQVSSELNVSTPANWEFGDDVIVSNDIPDEDIKEKYEVDEYNVFETFLRTIKQPGHYDGNDARRNRVRN